Sequence from the Camelus dromedarius isolate mCamDro1 chromosome 12, mCamDro1.pat, whole genome shotgun sequence genome:
GGTCTGACCTGCTGGGGAGCAGAAGGGGATAACGAGGGTGCGCAGTGCATCCCAGAGTTGGGGAGAGGTGACAGGCTACAgtaggtggggcaggggtggaaaTACCCCAAAGGTCAGGGCAAGGGTCAGAGTTGGCTGGGCAGTCATTTCCTCACACAGTGAGGCTCAGGATCACCCCTTCATCCTCATGTCCCCACCACAGGCACAGGATTACTGACTCCCCACACTCTTCTGGTCCTCTCTCTGCAGTACACATCACACTGGATCCACGTACAGCCAATCCATGGCTCATCCTTTCGGAGAATCGGAGAGAAGTGAGGTTTGGAGACATCCAGCAGAAGGTGCCTGAAAATGAGGAAAGATTTGATACTTACCCCATGGTCCTGGGTTTCCAGTGCTTTGACTCCGGAAAACTTTACTGGGAGGTAGATGTGACAGGAAAGGAGGCCTGGGACCTGGGGGTCTGTAGAGACTCTGTGCGGAGGAAGGGGCATTTTATGCTCAACCCCAGCAATGGCTTCTGGACAATCTGGCTATGGAACAAACAAAAGTATGAAGCTGGCACCTGCCCCTCTACTCCCCTCCACCTTCAGGTGCCTCCATGCCGAGTTGGGGTCTTTCTGGACTATGAGGCCAGCACTGTCTCCTTCTACAATATCACTGACCATGGCTCCCTCATCTACACCTTCTCCGAATGTGCCTTCACTGGACCTCTAAGGCCCTTCTTCAATCCTGGTTTCAATGATGGAGGAAAAAATGCGGCCCCTCTGATCCTCTGTCCCTGAGGATGGGCTGATAGGGATCCAGAGACTGTCAATGGCTCTCTCTGGACACCAACACACCTCTATTGGTTCCCCTTCTCAGCCACTAGCCCTGCCTCATTTGCCCACGACCTCTGAACCACCTTTTTCTCTGCAGAGGTGTCAGGATGCCAGCCAGCCAACTTTAGCAGGGAGATCACTGGAAGTCTATGTCAAATGACCTTCACCACCAATATTCCTGCCCTACACTGCTTTATGACTCCCTCCATGAAACATGCTACTTGTAGATGGCCCCCAAACCCATCTGGATCAATGAAAACATGCTTCTGCCTTTTTTATGCGACTCAAGTTTcgttttctcctctccttctctagGCCTTTGGTCAGATCTCTACTATGTATCTTGCAAAGGACTTCCTAAATAAACTGGGCCTCAACCTGTTCCGTCTTTCCTTGCCTCGTACACATCTAGGATTATCTTCCCAGCATACACTCATCTGATCATGAGTGGCTCCACACTGCCTatagaaaaacatattttaaaacaaaggctgaaTTCTGCATGCCTTAGATTGCCATGTTAAATATCCAGCCTGCTGTGCTCCCCCATTTCCACCATTATCTCCCAACCACATCTTGTTGATAGTGGAGTTGGTTAAAGGGTGTATTGATATAAATGGCAGGGGTGATGGTATTTTGATGTGCCAACTGCCTAGGCTATAAGCCCCCAGTTTttcaatcaaacactaatccCAATGTTGCTGTAAAGATGTTTTGTAGATGTCATCAAAGTCCACAATTATTTGACTTTAAACAGGGGAGACTGTCCTTGATAAGCAGGGTGGGCCTAATGTTCAATCAGGTGAAAGGCCTTGAGAGCAGAACTGAGACTTCCCTGAAGTCGAAGGTATTCCACTTATAAAGGGCAGCTTCAGCCCATGCCCAGGAGTCCCAGCTTGTCCTTCCTGAGAGCCTGCCTTGTGGGTTTACAACTTGCCTTGCCAGCCTTCACAGTTGCATAAGCGAATTCcttgcaataaataaataaatctcttaaTGTTTATCTCCTGCTAGTTCTCCTTCTCCAGTTGAACCCTGATTGGTATGAAAGCCAGGACTGAGGTAACAGCATCACCTGGTTTCAGCACTTTCTTGAGTTTAAGCTTTTAAGGTTGGAGCAATAAAGATCTACACCTGAGCAATAGCGGGCTGTGTGagagccactacccttccaggaaCCCTGATTCCTCATTGAAAATAGAATCTCAGATTTCCCTTAGCACATCTactaaatatttcatgaaaaacTTAGATACTATACAAAGATGTCAGTGACCTTTAAAAGACCTTATTGGTAAAAGAGTTATTTCTAGAGATAAGTAATGGTCTATCTTAACACTGGACAGAAAGAAGATActtaaaaggaaagataaaaggaaGAGTATCCTTGGGCAAGATGATGACATTACACAGCTAAACCAGTATAAGCTGGCAAAGTCAACCAGTGCTTTGGTTGATACACTGGAGGAAGAATATGGAGAACTCAGTCCTATATGAATGGAATGTACTGGCAAGGGTTGGATTCGTATGTATCCAATGTGGGTCATGGAGAAATACTTTTTAGTAGAAGGGTAAGTTATGAAACCAgcttttctgcttctctgtgtctctgctttGGGGTTGACCaatgtaaatgatttttttttcccctacaattGATACACTGGTGAGAGGAGACTACCATAATGATATAAACTTAAATACTCTCATTTCTCAAAAAGTACCTTGGCATACTGGGTTACCCTGATACTTAAGAGTTGTACATTACACAGATGACATACTACCATCCCCTTGGTCTCCACCAAAAGGTATTAAATAGTAGATACTTCATAGTATCTCAACTTTTCTCCCCACCAATAATTACTAACAAGTCTTCCAGGTACACCCCAGCATGgcacacaaaaattctcttgagAAATGAAAGATTCTACCAGCAGCAATTCTAATTTTGATTAATACTAtcctttaaaattcaaataaggCCTACTGACTTTTGTGATCTCCTTTgattctacaaattccttttgaATTACAAGAAGTACTTATTACACCAAAATTTTAAGGCTAAACGAGCTAAGGcagaaagaagttaaaaatgtaCCCACTGCTGTCACCTGAGAGGGGCTGAAGGGGGATTCGAGGAGGTAAGCTGCCCAACCGGAAAAATGTGTGAGGAGCCGCCGTACCACAAAACAAACTGCGCGAGGAGCCGGCAAGGAGCGAAACAGCACTTTATCCTAGTTCAACAAGATGGCGCGCGCCCGCGTGGCGCACTTGTCCTGCTTTTCTCTATCCTGCGCGCACATGCTCATTCCTTTGTTCATACTACTTACATAACGCTACTAGCGCATGCGTACCTTTACTTTCTTCGTTCACAGGCTTACATAACTggcgcatgcgtacatttaccTCTTACCTCATACACAGGGGAGTTGTGACCTTTGACCTGGGTCCCACGGCCTACTCACTTAACTGCTTACTCTGCGTGAAGTATGTTCCAGATCCTgctaatattttgtatttcttagtTCTATCTATGGTAAAAGTATAGTCAAGAAATGTAAAGATTATGGTGCCCCTTCCTTTTTTACTTATGAAACtatcttatatttaaatttttccagctttattatggtataattaacaaataaaaatcgTGTCTAAAAAGGTGTAcacttaaatatatgtatacctgTGAAATGATTAAttcaatcaagctaattaacagattcatcacctcacatagttactaTTTTGTATGTACAGCAAGAATACTTAACATcaactctcagcaaatttcaagtatacaatcccatattttaactataatcaccatactgtacattagGTCCccaaactgaaagtttgtacccgtCAGCCAGCATCTCCCTATTTCCCCTACCCCtgtgcctctggcaaccaccattctgctctctcctatgagttcaatttttttggattccacatagaAGAGaaattatgcagtatttgtctttccgtgtctgacttatttcacttagtataatgcacTCCAGGCTcaaccatgttgtcacaaatggcaggattcccttctttttatggttgaataacattccattgtgtacgtgcaccacattttctttttttcttccaactttattgaggtataattgacataacattttGTAACCTTAAGGTGTAAAACGCaatgatttaatatacatatatattgctaaatgattaccacaataaggttagttaacacatccatcacctcatagtTACATTTGCATTtctggtgagaacttttaagatctactctcttaagaCTTCCAAATACACAATACAGTACTATTAACTCttgtcattatgctgtacattgcattctcaaaacatattttataactggaattttataCCCTTGACCACCTTCAATCATTTCCCTCACCCGCATCCCTCATgtctggcagccaccaatctattctgtttctatgagtttgattttttagattccacctacaaatgagatcatacagtatttgtctttctctaacttatttcacgtagtgtaatgttttcaagattcatccacattgtcacgaatggcaagatttccttatATGGCTGACTagaatatatatcacattttatgtatatgtatatcacattttatttatccattcttctttcAATGAACActaaggttgtttccatctcttggctattgtaaataatgctgcagtgaacatgggggtgcagatatctctttgagacagtgatttcattGTTTTCAGAATCGGaattccagaagtggaatttctgaatcatatggtagttctatttttaattttttgaggaatctccatactgtttgccataGTGGCTCCACAGATTtacattccaccaacagtgtacaatgGTTCCTCTTTtttccatatccttgccagcatttgttatctcttatctttttgataatagacattctaacaggtgtgaagtgatatctcattgtggttttgattcacatttgtctgataattagtgatattgagaatcttttcatcttcctattggccatgtgtatgtcttctttgaaaaatctctattcaggtcctttgccattttttaatcaggttatttgctttttgtgggctttttgctattgagttttgctattgagttacaAGTACTCCTTACatatttgaatattaaccccttatcagatatatgatttgaaaatattttctcccactccataggctgcctttccattttgttgattgATTGTTTTTCTGTagagaagctttttagttttttcattattagacaagctttttagtttgatgtagtcccacttctttattttgcttttgttgcctctACTTTGATGTGAAATCAAGAAAATCATtgtcaagaccaatgtcaagaagttttttttttaaatatttttgtctaaGATTTTTAGTTTCAGATCTTATATTTAAGCCATTATTCCACTTCAAGTTAATTTTCATCTGTGGTGTAAGGGTCCAATTTCAATCTTTTGCATGcaaatatccagttttcctaaaaCTATTTATTAAGAGGCTATTCTTTCCTCACTGAAAATTCTTAATACCCTTGTCAAAGAATGCATGGGTtaaatgcatgggtttatttctagttctctattctgttctttgGTTCCACTTCAAATTCAAAATAAGTTTATagatagacatagatatagatttCTCAAGTCTGTATatgatgaaattaaatatatattctgtcTAGATGCTTTAATTGCAGTGTCCTAGCTAAGCTCACTGTAGGAAATAATTCTCATTGTTTAATATGATTTAGTTTGGTTTTGATATTCCTATTTTTCAGGACACTATGCATGTGCTAAGAAAAGTCTCTAAGAGGCTAAGTAACTTCAAGATCAAACACATCACTTTTGGTGAAACCAGGGCTCAAATCTAATCTGATCTGAAAGCTCATGCTCTTTTCTAAACACTGCCCTTCTTAAAGTAACATGGCAATCTATCTTTCAAAGTAATGACAGATCCCTTTGTTCACAGTCAGTATAATCCTTAGTTCATAAATCTCTACAAAGCAGGCAAAAAAAATGCAAGATTCTACGTTGATAAACATATCACCTGTCACATAAACTCAGCAGTATGTCCACCATGAAGACAGAGTACTAACCAGACGCTCGCGAATCTGCCTGGTCTTGATGCCATAGATGATGGGGTTTAGCATAGGAGGGGCTAACATGCAGACATTTGCCAGCAGGATGTGGGTATGGAGAGGAACATGATGCCCAAACCGCTGAGTAATTATGGTAAAAATGCCAGGCAAGTAGAACATGGAAATGACCCCAAGGTGAGAGCCACATGTGCCCAGGGCCTTTTGCCGAGCTCCTCGGGAGGGGAGGCAGAAGACTGCACTGAGGATGAAGGTGTAGGAAACCAAGATGAGCAAGGCATCTATCACTACAGTAGAGAGAAGAACTGACAAACCATACCAGACATTGACATGAATATCAGCACAAGCAAATTTGGCAACAGCCATGTGCTCACAGTAGGTATGTGGTAGCACATTGCTATGGCAGAAAGGCAGCCTCTTCACCAGGAACACATCTGGGAGTATCACAGAGAAGCTTCGCAGGACCACAGCCAGGCCAACCCTTATGATTACTGTGTGACTGAGCACTGTGGTATAACGCAGTGGGTcacagatggccacatagcggtcaaATGCCATGGCCAACAGAATCCCTGATTCAGCAATGAAGGAGGCATGGATGAAGAAGATTTGGGTGACACAGCCATCAAGGGAGATCTCTCCAGCATGGAACCAGAATATGGCCAGGGCCTTGGGCACAGTGGTAGTGGACAGGATGAGGTCAGCCACAGCCAGCATgatgaggaagaagtacatgggctCATGGAGGCTGTGttcaatgatgatgatgaagaaaagGAGGCAATTCCCAAGGACAGCAACAAGGTAGGAAataaagaaggggagagagatcCATGTGTGCTGGTCTTCCAGGCCAGGGATCCCCAGCAGAATGAAGAGTGAGTGGCTGGTACCAGTGTGGTTGGGGGTTGCCATGCCCAGAATGAGTCATTTGGGTGTTGATGTATATAGGATTTGGCAGTCATCTCTTCTCCCCTTCCATAAAGGTGAATGGGACTGGAGCAGGGAAGTGGAGACAGATCATTTTTCATTGGCTGAGAAATGGAAAGGCTCTGGTCAGGAAATCAGGAAACATGGGTTAAAACTCCTTGCCATTCTATTCACTAGTTAGTAAAATTACTAACTAATCTCAGTAAAATTACTTCCTTACTCTGGGTCTCTTTTTTCATCACCTTAAAACTAAAGTTGATGAGAAGTTGGATTACATATCtctggctattataaacagttaAGAGCTGTGAATAACACTGCAGTTTCCACTTGGACCATCAAAAATGTGATCTGCATCTCCAAAGAAAACGGTAACTGAGTTAACTATCAATTTAACAAACCTTACTAAGCACCTACCATGGTTCCTGAAGGACCTATttcagggagagacagacagttAAATAAACTATCTATACAATACAGAGAGTATAGAGGAAAAGTTCAACACAGGGAGCTGTGGAACACATGGAGAACTTCCTAGGAATTCAGAAAAGATTTTCTGAGAGTGTCACCCTGAGTTGAACCTTGAAATATAAGTAAGAGTTTGCCAAGTAAAGTCATACGAGGGGGGAAGAACATGAACAAAGTCACAGAGACCTGAAAGGACATGGAGTTTGGAGGAAAATTATAACAATTCAGGGTTACCATAGCATAGAGGACATAGCACGAAATGGTAGGAAATAATGTCAGACAGTGACGTCGAGGCCAAAACACTGAGGGCTCTGGTTATTAGTCCAAAGAGTTTAGAATTTATGTTGAAGCAATAAGAGCCACTGAAGAGTTTATAATGAGAGAATGGCACGGTGAAGTTTGCATTTTAGGTAGCTCTCTCTGGCAGGACTGCGTAAgaaggatggggaagggagaaggcaggtTGGAAACAGATCAGTTAGGAGCGGCTGTGTGTAAGGGCTGCATGTGCATTATCTCAATCACCACACCCTGAGAGAACTGTAGTCATTccccccattttactgatgggaagAAAACAGAGTTAGAGAGTTTAAGTCATCCTCCACCCAAGATCACCTGgatagtaaatggcagagctagaaTTTGGCAACCCACATCATCTTTGAATCACATCATGTCTGCCCTACTCCACCTTCATCCCCTTCATCAGGTGATTGTAATTTCCTGACTCTTGGcccagggagaaaaacaaaactcatccGTCGTTCATTCCCttcacctccccaccctcactctGCCATCTacaaatttatatttgaattgtCTTTTCCCTCTTGCTACTATTCAAGGCTTAGCCTTCCATCTGTGCACTGGACCCCAGCCTTCTCTTCTATTTAAGTACCTCTCCCCATTAATCTGTCATGGTGGTCATTTCAAACTCTCCCTCTCTGTTGGCTCCTTATCCTTAGTGTGCAGATATGTCCAGGTGTCTCTTCCTCCATTCACCTTTGCTTTACAAAAGGAGGGATGTGTTCTCTCTTCATCTAACCTCTTACCACCTTCCTGATCTTTACCCAATGCCATTTTACTTTTAACTCCAATATGCTACTAAAGCTTCCTTTTCTGAAATAATCTATCATACTGCCATATCTAATActacttttcatttcttattattAGTAATCTCCAATTTCTATTATTAATATATCTTTGATAATATCAACCATTAAATATCTACCAAGTAttagatatatttattatttctaatcatCACACCAAATCTGTGAAATTAAAGTATCACTGGTTCATGCATGAGGAAACTGACTCTCAGATAAGTAACTGCCCAAAGTCAAACAACCTCTTAGTAGCTAAACTGGTATTTGAATCCAGAACTATTAGGGTCAAAGCTTCCATTAGCTTTAGAaacttccattttgttttgttgattacCTAGTCACCTTTCTTTGGcttcctctccactcccttcTAATTCTCTTATTTCACAAGAATGTCTAAGACATGTAAGACAATGTAATATAGGAAACATCATATGGGCTTTAGACCTACCTGAGTTCaattccagctctgcctgctACAAATCCACGTATGTGcatgtgcacgcgcacacacacacacacacacacttccattCATATTACCATATTATCATACACATTCATTTATACAGGCACAACACACATATTTGCTCACACAAATTTTGATGAAGATCTACACACTAACACACATTTTTCCTGTTCACACAAATAGCCCTTCACAATGAACATATACACTTTTAAACTTCCCTTCATGTATATATCCACCCAAATTGACACGCAGTCATTTCCCACTCAAACTCACTCACAGACATAAGTTCTGACTTATCTAAGTCATAATTTTGCCTATGCATTCAGCATGCTGACTCTCCTCCCATTTAATCAGTTTCCTTAGGGAGGTGGAGCTTCCAGAGGTTACTCAACTCTtatgcctgcctccagcctgACAGTTCCCTCACCTGTACCAGAAAAGAGAACTCTCTTTGTGAATGCAGTTCACAGGACAACACCCCCCGCTTCACCAGTTCCATATGGATTCACCCAAACATGGGTCAGAGACATAAAATACCAGCGATGGTTGGCACTTTACACCAGGGGCCATCAAACTgcagcctgtgggccaaatcctgCCCACTACCTacttttataaatagaattttattggaacacagcagTGCCCAGTTATTTACGTATTGTCTATGACTGCTTTCATAGGACAGACTGAAtagctgcaacagagaccatgTTCAAAACttgtaaaaagagtaaaatatttgcTCTTGCCCTTTACAAAAACCATTTTGGCAATCTCTGCTTTAGAATAATCCTGTTGTATGACTTATTATTTACAAAGGCCACAGAAGGAATGgcaattttcccaaggtcacagaggaagTGAGTTAAGATGTCTTGCCTCTC
This genomic interval carries:
- the LOC105098060 gene encoding olfactory receptor 52B4; protein product: MATPNHTGTSHSLFILLGIPGLEDQHTWISLPFFISYLVAVLGNCLLFFIIIIEHSLHEPMYFFLIMLAVADLILSTTTVPKALAIFWFHAGEISLDGCVTQIFFIHASFIAESGILLAMAFDRYVAICDPLRYTTVLSHTVIIRVGLAVVLRSFSVILPDVFLVKRLPFCHSNVLPHTYCEHMAVAKFACADIHVNVWYGLSVLLSTVVIDALLILVSYTFILSAVFCLPSRGARQKALGTCGSHLGVISMFYLPGIFTIITQRFGHHVPLHTHILLANVCMLAPPMLNPIIYGIKTRQIRERLVSTLSSWWTYC